The following coding sequences are from one Octopus bimaculoides isolate UCB-OBI-ISO-001 chromosome 3, ASM119413v2, whole genome shotgun sequence window:
- the LOC106867169 gene encoding uncharacterized protein LOC106867169, with protein MDLIKKGQIFGPTQCDMYTIEWPKRGLPHAHILLWLSTKIKSTDIDKIISAELPDPALDMVLYDIVKANMVHGPCGRGFNLNSPCLKDGVCSKKLPRKFLQATQTGADGYPSYRRRKPQNGGFTANIAQHEVDNRWIVPYCPLLSKIFNAHINVESCNSVKSIKYVCKYLNKGSDAAMFGLQQQYCQNEVTYYQVGRYISSNEAFSRIFGFPLHQRHPAIQQLAVHIENGQRVYFTDVNASLLAEQPRDSTLTAFLKLCQLDPFAQTLLYPQIPSYYTWNGKKWRPRKAGQNVCGYPGIKFDTCLGRVYTVHPTQQECFYLRLLLHEVRGPTSFQALKAVHGHVCTAYREACYRQGLLEDGAQWDATLGEAALSESPKSLRALFAVLLQTCELCDPANLWLKYRDGLAEDFHRQAQRLCPDMEGISNEVYNKTLIDIEDRIATLGGNELSTYGLPQTFRSGSNSLPTAVIRETSYDTQALSNYIAENKHKLLPDQLQAYTTIINSVRQRDGRIFFLDAPGGTGKTFITKILLAEVRQHQDIAVAVDSSGIAATLLPGGRTVHSTFKLHLNLAASEMPSCSITKSSDQGQVLKRCYLNAWDECTMAHKRALEALDRALKDIRDCHAPMGGVTLLLSGDFRQTLPVIPKGTRADEVQACLKSSTLWHHVTILTVNTNMRAQLHGDKMSK; from the coding sequence ATGGACCTCATCAAAAAAGGTCAAATCTTCGGACCCACACAGTGTGACATGTACACAATCGAATGGCCAAAAAGGGGCCTTCCACATGCTCATATCCTGCTTTGGCTCTCAACGAAGATCAAATCAACTGACATCGACAAGATAATCTCTGCAGAACTTCCTGATCCAGCTTTAGACATGGTACTATACGACATAGTTAAAGCAAACATGGTGCATGGTCCATGTGGGCGTGGATTCAACCTTAACTCACCATGTTTGAAAGATGGCGTATGTTCAAAAAAGCTTCCAAGGAAGTTCCTACAAGCAACTCAGACAGGTGCTGATGGGTATCCATCATACAGACGGAGAAAACCACAAAACGGCGGTTTCACAGCAAATATAGCACAGCACGAGGTTGACAACAGATGGATTGTTCCCTACTGCCCACTCCTGTCAAAGATTTTCAATGCCCACATCAACGTTGAGTCTTGCAACTCCGTTAAGTCCATCAAGTATGTTTGCAAGTATCTCAACAAGGGTTCTGACGCTGCAATGTTTGGACTTCAACAACAATACTGTCAGAATGAGGTAACATACTATCAGGTAGGACGCTACATAAGTAGCAACGAGGCTTTCTCGCGCATCTTTGGCTTTCCACTTCACCAACGACACCCCGCCATTCAACAGCTTGCAGTGCACATAGAAAACGGTCAAAGAGTCTACTTCACCGATGTTAATGCTTCTCTGTTGGCAGAGCAACCAAGGGATAGCACACTCACTGCATTCTTGAAGCTCTGTCAACTGGATCCATTCGCTCAAACCTTACTGTATCCACAGATTCCATCATACTACACTtggaatggaaaaaaatggagaccaAGGAAAGCAGGTCAAAACGTTTGTGGATACCCTGGCATTAAGTTTGATACTTGCCTTGGACGAGTATATACAGTGCATCCCACTCAACAAGAGTGCTTCTACCTCCGCCTACTGCTGCATGAGGTCAGAGGCCCCACGTCTTTCCAGGCCCTAAAAGCCGTTCATGGACATGTCTGCACAGCATACAGAGAAGCCTGCTATCGACAAGGACTGTTGGAAGATGGTGCACAATGGGATGCAACTTTGGGAGAGGCTGCTTTATCAGAATCACCTAAAAGTCTCAGGGCACTGTTTGCAGTATTACTTCAGACATGCGAACTGTGTGATCCTGCAAATCTATGGCTCAAGTACAGGGACGGCCTGGCTGAAGACTTTCACCGGCAAGCTCAACGGCTCTGTCCTGACATGGAGGGTATCAGCAATGAAGTTTACAATAAAACTCTCATTGACATTGAAGACAGAATTGCTACACTGGGTGGTAATGAATTGTCCACATATGGCCTGCCACAGACATTCAGGTCAGGGTCAAATAGCCTTCCCACTGCTGTCATTCGTGAAACATCTTACGACACTCAAGCGCTTTCAAATTACATTGCTGAAAACAAGCATAAATTACTTCCGGACCAGCTGCAGGCCTACACAACTATTATTAACAGTGTACGCCAACGTGATGGACGAATCTTCTTCCTCGATGCTCCTGGAGGGACAGGGAAAACATTTATAACAAAGATTCTCCTTGCAGAAGTTAGGCAGCATCAGGACATTGCAGTAGCTGTGGATTCCTCTGGGATTGCAGCTACTTTGTTACCCGGTGGCAGGACAGTACACTCGACTTTTAAACTCCATTTAAATTTAGCAGCATCCGAGATGCCTTCATGCAGCATCACCAAAAGCTCAGATCAGGGGCAGGTACTTAAAAGGTGTTATCTAAATGCctgggatgaatgcaccatgGCTCACAAGAGAGCTTTGGAAGCATTAGATAGAGCCCTGAAAGACATCCGAGACTGTCACGCTCCAATGGGAGGTGTTACGCTTCTGTTGTCAGGTGATTTCAGGCAAACTCTTCCTGTCATTCCAAAAGGCACTAGAGCAGATGAGGTCCAAGCATGCTTAAAGTCCTCTACCCTGTGGCATCATGTTACTATCCTCACTGTTAACACTAATATGAGAGCTCAGCTACACGGCGACAAAATGTCCAAATAA